In Tripterygium wilfordii isolate XIE 37 chromosome 15, ASM1340144v1, whole genome shotgun sequence, one DNA window encodes the following:
- the LOC120016177 gene encoding embryogenesis-associated protein EMB8 isoform X1, whose protein sequence is MARACLGSPPIISSSFQHFRLSTAKFPAVNASHVSTTITTTTTMPHPHPSLEVAGGARERFLLPLMTILSKPYTPFPLVAYNRHLETIFAAFFRSIPQIRLRRECLRTADDGAVALDWVAGDDGRLPLETPVVILLPGLTGGSDDSYVRHMLVRARSKGWRVVVFNSRGCGDSPVTTPQFYSASFLGDMREVVAKVAARYPKANLYAIGWSLGANILVRYLGEESNACPLSGAVSLCNPFNLPIADEDFRKGFNIVYDKALANALCKIFKKHALLFEDMVGEYNIPSVANAKSVREFDEGLTRVSFGFKSVDDYYYNSSSSDSIKQVQIPLLCIQAANDPIAPSRGIPHEDIKGVLIKTRERGGDIDAELKRSQWSKFLYLRNVDSWSIRKLVDHTLSRIKSYFYVFLIQLIIGSVLISNL, encoded by the exons ATGGCCAGAGCCTGCTTGGGCTCTCCGCCAATTATCTCTTCGTCCTTCCAACATTTCCGCCTCTCTACCGCCAAATTCCCCGCAGTCAACGCCTCCCACGTCAGCACCACCATCACCACTACTACCACAATGCCCCACCCCCACCCCTCGCTTGAAGTCGCAGGAGGTGCACGTGAACGCTTCCTACTGCCGCTAATGACGATCTTAAGCAAGCCGTACACTCCATTCCCTCTCGTTGCCTATAACCGTCACTTGGAGACTATATTCGCTGCCTTCTTTCGTTCCATTCCTCAAATCAGGTTGCGGCGGGAGTGTCTTCGGACTGCTGACGACGGTGCCGTCGCCCTCGATTGGGTCGCCGGTGATGATGGCCGACTTCCGCTGGAAACTCCAGTCGTCATTTTACTG CCAGGCTTAACTGGAGGGAGTGATGATTCATACGTGAGGCATATGTTGGTAAGAGCTAGAAGCAAAGGATGGCGTGTGGTCGTTTTCAATAGCAGAGGTTGTGGTGACAGCCCTGTTACTACTCCACAG TTCTACTCGGCTTCGTTTTTAGGAGATATGCGTGAAGTAGTGGCAAAAGTTGCTGCTAGGTACCCAAAAGCTAATTTATATGCCATTGGTTGGTCTCTTGGTGCGAATATTCTTGTCCGTTACTTGGGTGAG GAATCTAATGCTTGCCCTCTTTCTGGAGCAGTGTCATTGTGTAATCCTTTCAATTTGCCCATTGCAGACGAGGACTTCCGTAAGGGCTTTAATATTGTTTATGACAAAGCTCTTGCGAATGCTCTCTGTAAAATTTTCAAGAA GCATGCTCTTCTATTTGAAGACATGGTTGGTGAATATAATATTCCATCAGTTGCCAATGCCAAGTCTGTTAGGGAGTTTGATGAAGGACTGACCCGAG TATCATTTGGTTTCAAGTCAGTTGATGACTACTATTATAATTCAAGCAGTTCGGATTCCATAAAGCAAGTTCAAATACCCTTGCTTTGTATCCAG GCTGCCAATGACCCAATTGCTCCTTCTAGGGGAATTCCTCATGAAGATATCAAG ggGGTGCTCatcaaaacaagagagagagggggTGATATTGATGCGGAGCTAAAGAGGTCCCAATGGAGTAAATTCCTATATCTTCGCAATGTTGATTCATGGTCTATCCGCAAGCTTGTGGATCATACTCTATCTAGGATTaagtcttatttttatgttttcttaatTCAGTTAATTATTGGGTCAGTTTTAATAAGTAATCTTTAA
- the LOC120017051 gene encoding uncharacterized protein LOC120017051 has translation MATLVTAQQQEERSGAEIVNGAEECYRHSIDLLEELGFPKGVLPLKDLEECGRVRETGFVWMRQKAPYEHYFVGTGTRVSYATEVTAYVEKGKMKRMSGIKSKQMFMWVPITEMSIDSAGKKIYFKTPMGIGKSFPATAFMTDKEKEERVESGKVEE, from the coding sequence ATGGCAACACTCGTAACAGCACAACAACAAGAGGAGCGATCCGGAGCGGAGATCGTGAACGGAGCGGAAGAGTGTTACCGTCACTCAATCGACCTCCTCGAAGAGCTAGGGTTTCCGAAGGGGGTACTTCCATTGAAGGATCTAGAAGAGTGTGGGAGAGTTAGAGAGACTGGGTTTGTCTGGATGAGGCAGAAGGCACCGTACGAGCACTACTTCGTTGGGACTGGGACGCGTGTGAGTTACGCGACGGAGGTTACAGCGTATGTGGAGAAAGGGAAGATGAAGAGGATGAGTGGGATCAAGAGCAAGCAAATGTTCATGTGGGTCCCAATAACTGAAATGAGCATAGACTCTGCTGGGAAGAAAATTTACTTCAAGACTCCCATGGGGATCGGAAAATCTTTCCCGGCGACAGCGTTTATGACGGACAAGGAGAAGGAGGAGCGTGTAGAGAGTGGAAAAGTTGAGGAATGA
- the LOC120016177 gene encoding embryogenesis-associated protein EMB8 isoform X3, which produces MARACLGSPPIISSSFQHFRLSTAKFPAVNASHVSTTITTTTTMPHPHPSLEVAGGARERFLLPLMTILSKPYTPFPLVAYNRHLETIFAAFFRSIPQIRLRRECLRTADDGAVALDWVAGDDGRLPLETPVVILLPGLTGGSDDSYVRHMLVRARSKGWRVVVFNSRGCGDSPVTTPQESNACPLSGAVSLCNPFNLPIADEDFRKGFNIVYDKALANALCKIFKKHALLFEDMVGEYNIPSVANAKSVREFDEGLTRVSFGFKSVDDYYYNSSSSDSIKQVQIPLLCIQAANDPIAPSRGIPHEDIKGVLIKTRERGGDIDAELKRSQWSKFLYLRNVDSWSIRKLVDHTLSRIKSYFYVFLIQLIIGSVLISNL; this is translated from the exons ATGGCCAGAGCCTGCTTGGGCTCTCCGCCAATTATCTCTTCGTCCTTCCAACATTTCCGCCTCTCTACCGCCAAATTCCCCGCAGTCAACGCCTCCCACGTCAGCACCACCATCACCACTACTACCACAATGCCCCACCCCCACCCCTCGCTTGAAGTCGCAGGAGGTGCACGTGAACGCTTCCTACTGCCGCTAATGACGATCTTAAGCAAGCCGTACACTCCATTCCCTCTCGTTGCCTATAACCGTCACTTGGAGACTATATTCGCTGCCTTCTTTCGTTCCATTCCTCAAATCAGGTTGCGGCGGGAGTGTCTTCGGACTGCTGACGACGGTGCCGTCGCCCTCGATTGGGTCGCCGGTGATGATGGCCGACTTCCGCTGGAAACTCCAGTCGTCATTTTACTG CCAGGCTTAACTGGAGGGAGTGATGATTCATACGTGAGGCATATGTTGGTAAGAGCTAGAAGCAAAGGATGGCGTGTGGTCGTTTTCAATAGCAGAGGTTGTGGTGACAGCCCTGTTACTACTCCACAG GAATCTAATGCTTGCCCTCTTTCTGGAGCAGTGTCATTGTGTAATCCTTTCAATTTGCCCATTGCAGACGAGGACTTCCGTAAGGGCTTTAATATTGTTTATGACAAAGCTCTTGCGAATGCTCTCTGTAAAATTTTCAAGAA GCATGCTCTTCTATTTGAAGACATGGTTGGTGAATATAATATTCCATCAGTTGCCAATGCCAAGTCTGTTAGGGAGTTTGATGAAGGACTGACCCGAG TATCATTTGGTTTCAAGTCAGTTGATGACTACTATTATAATTCAAGCAGTTCGGATTCCATAAAGCAAGTTCAAATACCCTTGCTTTGTATCCAG GCTGCCAATGACCCAATTGCTCCTTCTAGGGGAATTCCTCATGAAGATATCAAG ggGGTGCTCatcaaaacaagagagagagggggTGATATTGATGCGGAGCTAAAGAGGTCCCAATGGAGTAAATTCCTATATCTTCGCAATGTTGATTCATGGTCTATCCGCAAGCTTGTGGATCATACTCTATCTAGGATTaagtcttatttttatgttttcttaatTCAGTTAATTATTGGGTCAGTTTTAATAAGTAATCTTTAA
- the LOC120016321 gene encoding cytochrome P450 78A9-like, with translation MDTQLDSFWVFALFSKYKTFSQNNTTILLLLFLLLLVYSATTLWYSTFPGGPAWGKYYLSRKFIAGPIPGPRGLPLIGSMSLMTSLAHHKLAATAERFNARRLMGFSLGETRVIVTCNPDVAREILNSSVFADRPVKESAYDLMFNRAIGFARYGSYWKTLRRIAATHLFCPKQITASESQRLDLAAQMVSMIEVKRAFCVRGLIKRASLFNMMCSVFGRKYELGESSNGEADELSRLVEEGYDLLGKLNWSDHLPWVAGFDFQRIRFRCSQLVPKVNRFVNRIIEEHKCQPSETSRDFVDVLLSLRGPEKLSEQDMIAVLWEMIFRGTDTVAVLIEWILARMVLHPDIQSKVHNELDQVVGRARPLMESDIQSLTYMQAVVKEVLRLHPPGPLLSWARLAITNTTVDGYHVPAGTTAMVNMWAITRDPEVWADPLKFSPERFVADPEFSLFGPDLRLSPFGSGRRSCPGKMLGWATVSFWVGTLLHEFEWKQSDQGPVDLSEVLRLSCEMASPLRVKAHPRRT, from the exons ATGGATACCCAACTCGATTCCTTCTGGGTTTTTGCTCTTTTTTCCAAATACAAAACCTTTTCGCAAAACAATACCAcaattcttctccttctcttcctcctcctcttggTTTACTCGGCCACCACTTTATGGTACTCGACTTTCCCCGGCGGTCCAGCTTGGGGGAAGTACTATTTGTCCCGGAAGTTCATCGCCGGCCCAATTCCAGGCCCACGAGGTCTGCCGTTGATTGGGAGCATGAGCCTGATGACCAGCCTAGCCCACCACAAGCTGGCTGCAACCGCCGAGCGGTTTAATGCGAGGAGGCTCATGGGTTTCAGCTTAGGTGAGACTCGAGTGATAGTCACGTGCAATCCTGACGTGGCGAGAGAAATACTGAACAGTTCGGTATTTGCGGATCGGCCGGTGAAAGAGTCGGCTTATGATTTAATGTTCAATAGAGCGATTGGTTTTGCTCGATATGGGAGTTATTGGAAAACGCTTAGAAGAATCGCGGCGACGCATCTTTTTTGTCCGAAACAAATCACGGCGTCGGAGTCACAGCGGCTTGATTTAGCGGCTCAAATGGTGTCAATGATTGAAGTGAAACGTGCGTTTTGTGTACGTGGTTTGATTAAACGTGCTTCGTTGTTTAATATGATGTGTTCGGTTTTTGGTCGGAAGTATGAGCTGGGTGAGTCGAGTAACGGTGAAGCCGATGAGCTGAGCCGGCTTGTGGAAGAAGGTTATGATTTGTTAGGGAAGCTCAACTGGTCCGATCACCTTCCTTGGGTTGcgggttttgattttcaaagaaTCCGGTTCAGGTGCTCTCAGTTGGTACCCAAAGTGAACCGGTTTGTGAACCGGATTATTGAAGAGCATAAATGCCAACCAAGTGAAACAAGCCGTGATTTTGTGGATGTTTTGTTGTCTCTACGTGGGCCGGAGAAGTTGTCTGAACAGGACATGATTGCCGTTTTATGG gaAATGATATTTAGAGGTACGGACACAGTGGCAGTGTTGATAGAGTGGATACTAGCAAGGATGGTGCTCCATCCTGATATCCAATCAAAGGTGCACAATGAGCTCGATCAAGTCGTGGGAAGAGCACGGCCGTTGATGGAATCCGACATACAATCATTAACTTACATGCAAGCAGTAGTGAAGGAGGTTTTAAGGCTACACCCACCAGGCCCACTCTTATCCTGGGCCCGCTTAGCAATCACCAACACAACCGTCGATGGATATCACGTACCAGCTGGAACAACTGCTATGGTAAATATGTGGGCCATCACTAGGGACCCAGAAGTTTGGGCTGACCCTCTCAAGTTTAGCCCAGAGAGGTTCGTGGCTGATCCAGAGTTCTCATTGTTCGGCCCAGACCTAAGGCTTTCTCCATTTGGTTCAGGACGGAGGTCCTGTCCGGGAAAGATGTTGGGGTGGGCTACAGTCAGCTTTTGGGTTGGAACATTACTGCATGAGTTTGAGTGGAAGCAATCTGATCAAGGCCCAGTTGACCTCTCTGAAGTGCTAAGGCTTTCCTGCGAAATGGCTAGCCCACTTAGGGTCAAGGCGCACCCTCGACGGACATGA
- the LOC120016177 gene encoding embryogenesis-associated protein EMB8 isoform X2 yields MARACLGSPPIISSSFQHFRLSTAKFPAVNASHVSTTITTTTTMPHPHPSLEVAGGARERFLLPLMTILSKPYTPFPLVAYNRHLETIFAAFFRSIPQIRLRRECLRTADDGAVALDWVAGDDGRLPLETPVVILLPGLTGGSDDSYVRHMLVRARSKGWRVVVFNSRGCGDSPVTTPQFYSASFLGDMREVVAKVAARYPKANLYAIGWSLGANILVRYLGEESNACPLSGAVSLCNPFNLPIADEDFRKGFNIVYDKALANALCKIFKKHALLFEDMVGEYNIPSVANAKSVREFDEGLTRVSFGFKSVDDYYYNSSSSDSIKQVQIPLLCIQAANDPIAPSRGIPHEDIKENPNCLLVVTPKGGHLGWVAGSEAPRGAPWTDPLVMDFLEHLERGEPTAPASSSNLGGIQQHLEV; encoded by the exons ATGGCCAGAGCCTGCTTGGGCTCTCCGCCAATTATCTCTTCGTCCTTCCAACATTTCCGCCTCTCTACCGCCAAATTCCCCGCAGTCAACGCCTCCCACGTCAGCACCACCATCACCACTACTACCACAATGCCCCACCCCCACCCCTCGCTTGAAGTCGCAGGAGGTGCACGTGAACGCTTCCTACTGCCGCTAATGACGATCTTAAGCAAGCCGTACACTCCATTCCCTCTCGTTGCCTATAACCGTCACTTGGAGACTATATTCGCTGCCTTCTTTCGTTCCATTCCTCAAATCAGGTTGCGGCGGGAGTGTCTTCGGACTGCTGACGACGGTGCCGTCGCCCTCGATTGGGTCGCCGGTGATGATGGCCGACTTCCGCTGGAAACTCCAGTCGTCATTTTACTG CCAGGCTTAACTGGAGGGAGTGATGATTCATACGTGAGGCATATGTTGGTAAGAGCTAGAAGCAAAGGATGGCGTGTGGTCGTTTTCAATAGCAGAGGTTGTGGTGACAGCCCTGTTACTACTCCACAG TTCTACTCGGCTTCGTTTTTAGGAGATATGCGTGAAGTAGTGGCAAAAGTTGCTGCTAGGTACCCAAAAGCTAATTTATATGCCATTGGTTGGTCTCTTGGTGCGAATATTCTTGTCCGTTACTTGGGTGAG GAATCTAATGCTTGCCCTCTTTCTGGAGCAGTGTCATTGTGTAATCCTTTCAATTTGCCCATTGCAGACGAGGACTTCCGTAAGGGCTTTAATATTGTTTATGACAAAGCTCTTGCGAATGCTCTCTGTAAAATTTTCAAGAA GCATGCTCTTCTATTTGAAGACATGGTTGGTGAATATAATATTCCATCAGTTGCCAATGCCAAGTCTGTTAGGGAGTTTGATGAAGGACTGACCCGAG TATCATTTGGTTTCAAGTCAGTTGATGACTACTATTATAATTCAAGCAGTTCGGATTCCATAAAGCAAGTTCAAATACCCTTGCTTTGTATCCAG GCTGCCAATGACCCAATTGCTCCTTCTAGGGGAATTCCTCATGAAGATATCAAG GAAAATCCAAACTGTTTGTTGGTAGTGACACCCAAAGGTGGTCATCTAGGATGGGTTGCAGGTTCGGAAGCTCCTCGTGGAGCTCCATGGACTGATCCTCTCGTGATGGATTTCCTTGAGCATTTGGAGAGAGGTGAACCTACAGCACCTGCCTCTTCCAGTAATTTGGGAGGCATACAGCAACACCTGGAAGTGTAA